A DNA window from Aquarana catesbeiana isolate 2022-GZ linkage group LG01, ASM4218655v1, whole genome shotgun sequence contains the following coding sequences:
- the LOC141112204 gene encoding olfactory receptor 10A7-like — MGKRNDTQLTEFILMGLSSNRQPLFFVLFLIIYIITLMGNMIIILTITLEAQLHSPMYLFLRSLSLTEIFYISVTVPRMLRDFLQLDKTISFLGCATQLYFFCFLGTTECFLLAFMAYDRFVAICHPLHYMTIMTKAKCFELSLGSWLTGILLSLIQISYVFSLPFCSSNIIDHVFCDILPVVRLACADTFANEIAILMYGSLVILLPFLLILVSYIHIIATVLKIPSGAGRKKTFSTCGSHLTSVSLFYGTATIVYLKTKSTRTYIGTKIIALLYIVFIPMLNPLIYSLRNTLIKNAIKNVKKTIVTFS, encoded by the coding sequence atgggaaaaagaaatgacacACAACTGACTGAATTTATTCTCATGGGATTGTCTTCAAATCGTCAACCattgttttttgtattgtttttaatcATTTATATTATCACCTTGATGGGAAATATGATTATCATTTTAACAATCACCTTGGAAGCTCAACTTCACTCTCCCATGTATCTTTTCCTGCGAAGCTTGTCTCTTACAGAAATATTTTACATATCAGTAACAGTCCCGCGAATGCTTAGAGACTTCCTTCAACTAGATAAGACAATATCTTTCCTAGGTTGTGCTACCCAGCTATACTTCTTCTGTTTTCTTGGTACCACAGAGTGCTTCTTGCTTGCATTTATGGCATATGATAGATTTGTGGCCATCTGTCACCCTCTTCATTACATGACTATAATGACCAAAGCTAAGTGTTTTGAATTGTCCCTTGGATCATGGTTGACTGGCATTTTATTGTCATTAATCCAAATTTCCTATGTTTTTAGTTTGCCTTTTTGTTCATCCAACATTATTGACCATGTCTTCTGTGATATTCTTCCAGTTGTAAGGTTAGCTTGTGCTGATACCTTTGCCAATGAGATTGCAATTTTGATGTATGGCTCCTTGGTTATACTGTTACCTTTTCTCCTAATTTTGGTGTCATACATACATATCATTGCTACTGTATTAAAAATACCATCTGGTGCTGGaagaaaaaagacattttcaaCATGTGGGTCTCACCTGACATCTGTATCTTTATTCTATGGAACAGCCACAATAGTATATCTAAAAACAAAATCTACTCGCACATATATAGGGACAAAAATAATAGCTCTTCTTTACATTGTATTCATTCCTATGCTTAATCCTTTAATTTACAGTTTACGAAATACACTGATTAAGAATgccataaaaaatgttaaaaagacaatAGTAACATTTTCTTAA